Proteins found in one Buchnera aphidicola str. G002 (Myzus persicae) genomic segment:
- a CDS encoding TatD family hydrolase, producing MFLIDSHCHFDRLNYDLLHTNIEDVLKKSFNNDVKKFLTVSTSINNFYKINQLCKKNISILYSCGVHPLNCQKEIINFNTIEKITEKIEKLSSIPRVIAIGETGLDYHYSSENKNIQKKFFRKHIRTAIKLKKPIIVHSRNAMDDTIQILKEENAEICTGILHSFNDNYHSVSKLLDIGFYISFSGIITFKNSIELRSIIKKIPLERLLIETDSPYLTPVPYRGQENQPAYLLEIAKTISILKKINIEKISQMTTDNFHRLFNL from the coding sequence ATGTTCTTAATTGATTCACATTGTCATTTTGATCGATTAAATTATGATTTATTGCATACGAATATAGAAGATGTGTTAAAAAAGTCTTTTAATAATGATGTAAAAAAATTTTTAACTGTATCTACTTCCATAAATAATTTTTATAAAATTAATCAATTATGCAAAAAAAATATTTCCATTCTTTATTCTTGCGGTGTTCACCCTTTAAATTGTCAAAAAGAAATAATTAATTTTAATACAATAGAAAAAATTACTGAAAAAATAGAAAAATTATCTTCTATACCACGTGTAATAGCAATAGGTGAAACTGGTTTAGATTATCATTATTCATCTGAAAATAAAAACATTCAAAAAAAATTTTTTCGTAAACACATTCGCACTGCAATAAAATTAAAAAAACCAATTATAGTTCATTCTCGTAATGCGATGGATGATACTATCCAAATATTGAAAGAAGAAAATGCAGAAATATGCACAGGAATATTACATTCATTTAATGATAACTATCATTCAGTATCTAAATTATTAGACATAGGTTTTTATATTTCTTTTTCTGGAATAATTACTTTTAAAAATTCTATAGAATTACGTTCTATAATTAAAAAAATACCATTAGAACGTTTATTAATAGAAACAGATTCACCTTATCTAACACCTGTTCCTTATCGAGGACAAGAAAATCAACCTGCATATTTATTAGAAATAGCAAAAACAATATCTATCTTGAAAAAGATAAACATAGAAAAAATTTCACAAATGACAACGGATAACTTTCATAGATTATTTAATCTATAA
- a CDS encoding histidine triad nucleotide-binding protein: MKDESIFKKIINKELTASIIYQDKIVTAFKDIKPKAPIHILIIPNIFISSSNDIDEKNKDILAHMFYIAVQIAKKKKISEKGYRIIINCNKDGGQEINYLHMHLLGGKKLRPLS; the protein is encoded by the coding sequence ATGAAGGATGAATCTATTTTTAAGAAAATTATTAATAAAGAATTAACAGCTAGTATAATTTATCAAGATAAAATAGTCACCGCTTTCAAAGATATAAAACCAAAAGCACCAATACATATATTAATCATACCTAATATTTTCATTTCATCATCAAATGATATTGATGAAAAAAATAAAGATATTTTAGCTCATATGTTTTATATTGCTGTACAAATTGCAAAAAAAAAGAAAATTAGTGAGAAAGGATATCGAATAATTATTAATTGCAACAAAGATGGAGGACAAGAAATAAATTATCTTCATATGCATTTGTTAGGAGGAAAAAAATTAAGACCATTATCCTAA
- a CDS encoding DNA polymerase III subunit delta' C-terminal domain-containing protein: protein MKLYPWLLKPYNNIIQQYQIKKAHHAILIKTSKGMGVSKLIWFISKWILCLDPIGTNFCNKCHGCKLMSIQNHPDWHYCKSKNNDLFNIDEMRIINEKIFKCSQQGGSKIIFFPDTEKLTESAVNAFLKTLEEPPNNTWFFLVNYNNLSLHYTLNSRCLIYKLFVPNEKDSLTWLKKSTKKKDKSCLTSLRINQGSPIYAKKFINSQIWIERINFYKCLFHACQNRNLLKILPILNNKNSIVYINWICFLLLDSIKFSFNQKEYLTNLDQIELIEFFSDNYKTIILDVSIRTWMKCRYRLLNISGINHELLLLEQLLKWEKILNFIFKI from the coding sequence ATGAAATTATATCCTTGGTTACTTAAACCATATAACAATATTATTCAACAATATCAAATAAAAAAAGCTCATCATGCTATTTTAATTAAAACTTCAAAAGGAATGGGTGTATCAAAATTAATTTGGTTTATCAGCAAATGGATATTATGTCTGGATCCTATCGGAACAAATTTTTGTAATAAATGTCATGGATGTAAATTAATGTCTATTCAAAATCATCCAGATTGGCATTATTGTAAATCTAAAAACAATGATCTGTTTAATATCGATGAGATGAGAATAATTAACGAAAAAATATTCAAATGTTCACAACAAGGTGGATCTAAAATTATTTTTTTTCCAGATACTGAAAAATTAACAGAATCAGCAGTGAATGCTTTTTTAAAAACATTAGAAGAACCACCAAACAATACTTGGTTTTTTTTAGTAAATTATAATAATTTAAGTTTACATTATACATTAAATAGTCGTTGTCTAATATATAAATTATTTGTTCCAAATGAAAAAGATAGTTTAACTTGGTTAAAAAAATCTACTAAAAAAAAAGATAAATCATGTTTAACTTCACTACGAATCAATCAAGGTTCTCCTATATATGCAAAAAAATTTATTAATAGCCAAATATGGATAGAACGAATAAATTTTTATAAATGTTTATTTCATGCTTGTCAAAATAGAAATTTATTAAAAATATTACCAATATTAAATAACAAGAATAGTATTGTCTATATCAACTGGATATGTTTTTTACTATTAGATTCTATTAAATTTAGTTTTAATCAAAAGGAATATTTAACTAATTTGGATCAAATAGAACTGATTGAATTTTTTTCTGATAATTACAAAACTATTATTTTAGATGTTAGTATTCGAACTTGGATGAAATGTCGATACAGATTATTAAATATATCTGGAATAAATCATGAGTTACTATTATTAGAACAATTATTAAAATGGGAAAAAATTTTGAATTTTATATTTAAAATTTAA
- the ptsG gene encoding PTS glucose transporter subunit IIBC: MFKNTFANLQKVGKSLMLPVSVLPIAGILLGIGSAHFSLLPDIVSQIMAQTGSSVFNNMPLIFAIGVALGFTKNDGVAALAAVVAYGILTQTLFLVEPIILHTTIDVIKDNHLTDTGILGGIIAGAISAYMFNKFYRIQLPEYLGFFAGKRFVPIISGLSAILIGLILSIIWPPIGHGIQIFSKWAAYQNPILAFALYGLVERALVPFGLHHIWNVPFQMQIGEYTNSIGQVFHGDIARYMAGDTTAGNLSGGFIFKMYGLPGAALAIWHSARKENKNKIGSIMISAALTAFLTGITEPIEFSFIIVAPILYVIHAVLAGLSFPICIFLNMRAGTSFSHGFIDFIVLSGNSNHIYLFPIVGILYGLLYYSIFYLFIVHLNLKTPGREEDKNTILFKSNIEMAPYIIKALGGKNNIKNLDACITRLRITVLEISKVNQKDLKNLGAAGIIISGSGIQAVFGTKSENIKTAIDEYIQKML, from the coding sequence ATGTTTAAAAATACTTTTGCTAACCTTCAAAAAGTAGGCAAATCACTTATGCTACCTGTTTCAGTTTTGCCTATTGCAGGTATACTTCTTGGAATAGGATCTGCACATTTTAGTTTATTACCTGATATTGTTTCTCAAATAATGGCTCAAACAGGTAGTTCTGTATTTAATAATATGCCATTAATTTTTGCTATTGGCGTTGCTCTTGGTTTTACTAAAAATGATGGTGTTGCAGCTCTAGCTGCAGTAGTTGCTTATGGTATTTTAACTCAAACGTTATTTTTAGTTGAACCTATAATTTTACATACTACTATTGATGTTATAAAAGATAATCATCTTACAGATACTGGTATACTCGGAGGTATTATTGCAGGAGCTATTTCAGCATATATGTTTAATAAATTTTATCGTATTCAATTACCTGAATATTTAGGTTTTTTCGCTGGTAAAAGATTTGTTCCTATAATTTCAGGATTATCTGCTATATTAATAGGCTTAATATTATCAATAATATGGCCTCCTATTGGACATGGTATTCAAATTTTTTCTAAATGGGCTGCTTATCAAAATCCTATTCTTGCTTTTGCGCTTTATGGTTTAGTAGAAAGAGCGTTAGTACCATTTGGATTACATCATATATGGAACGTACCATTCCAAATGCAAATTGGTGAATATACTAATTCTATTGGACAAGTATTTCACGGAGACATTGCAAGGTATATGGCTGGTGATACTACTGCTGGTAATTTATCAGGAGGATTTATTTTTAAAATGTATGGACTTCCTGGAGCTGCTTTAGCAATTTGGCATTCAGCTAGAAAAGAAAATAAAAATAAAATAGGAAGTATTATGATCTCAGCAGCATTAACTGCTTTTTTAACAGGTATTACTGAACCTATTGAGTTTTCATTTATTATTGTTGCACCTATATTATATGTTATTCATGCTGTTTTAGCCGGGTTATCTTTTCCTATATGCATTTTTCTAAATATGCGAGCAGGAACAAGTTTTTCGCATGGCTTTATAGATTTCATAGTGTTAAGCGGAAATAGTAATCATATATATCTTTTCCCAATCGTTGGAATACTTTATGGATTATTATATTATAGTATTTTTTACCTATTCATAGTCCATTTGAATCTAAAAACACCAGGACGAGAAGAAGATAAAAATACTATTTTGTTTAAAAGTAATATTGAAATGGCACCATATATTATTAAAGCATTAGGAGGTAAAAATAACATTAAAAATTTAGATGCGTGTATAACTAGACTAAGAATTACAGTTTTAGAAATATCAAAAGTTAACCAAAAAGATTTGAAGAATCTTGGTGCAGCAGGAATAATCATTTCAGGATCAGGAATACAAGCTGTTTTTGGTACTAAATCTGAAAATATTAAAACTGCTATAGATGAATATATACAAAAAATGCTATAA
- a CDS encoding porin produces MTNRKSLAIVIPMLLAASNGANAVEIFNKNGNKLELHGSINPKHELSHGFLSTKIKSHHDHTNAILGLSGEINITDQLLSYANIEYNTDLTIPEETFDKQKTNSMRLGYAGFKYGNWGSIDYGRNYGILHDAQSLTNHMPYIVKESVFSSNDNYMIGRSNSLLTYRNDNFFGLLDGISIALQYQDAVENRAVHQKNGAGWGASLKYESDTGLTAVGSFFSSEKLNSDTNKNKKLSSVDVYGLGFKYDANDLYIAAFYGVGSHLPIQFSIRENHDSSSEPYIQTTENIEAIAEYNFHSGFHPSLSYLDSKGQQTNSDLKDASNNALELAKEINISTRYEFNKNISTYMNYKINLLKNNHKSIERDKIPTDNIIGAGIVYQF; encoded by the coding sequence ATGACAAATCGTAAATCTTTAGCAATTGTAATACCAATGTTATTAGCAGCTAGTAATGGAGCTAATGCTGTAGAAATTTTTAATAAAAATGGTAATAAATTAGAATTACATGGTAGTATTAATCCTAAACATGAATTGTCTCATGGATTTTTATCTACAAAGATTAAATCTCATCATGATCATACTAATGCTATTTTAGGTTTATCAGGAGAAATCAATATTACTGATCAACTTTTGAGCTATGCAAATATTGAATATAATACTGATCTTACGATACCAGAAGAAACATTTGATAAACAAAAAACTAATTCTATGCGTTTAGGATATGCTGGTTTCAAATATGGTAATTGGGGTTCAATAGATTATGGTCGTAATTATGGTATTTTACATGATGCTCAATCATTAACAAATCATATGCCGTATATTGTTAAAGAAAGTGTATTTTCTAGTAATGATAATTATATGATAGGTAGAAGTAATAGTTTACTAACTTATAGAAATGACAATTTTTTTGGTTTATTAGATGGAATTAGTATTGCATTACAATATCAAGATGCAGTAGAAAATAGAGCAGTACACCAAAAAAATGGTGCGGGTTGGGGTGCTTCTTTAAAATATGAAAGTGATACAGGACTTACTGCTGTAGGTTCTTTTTTTTCTTCTGAAAAATTAAATTCTGATACGAATAAAAATAAAAAACTTTCGTCTGTAGATGTATATGGATTAGGTTTTAAATATGATGCTAACGATTTATATATTGCAGCTTTTTATGGTGTAGGAAGTCATTTACCAATACAGTTTAGTATTCGTGAAAATCATGATTCATCTAGTGAACCATATATACAGACGACAGAAAACATTGAAGCTATTGCAGAATATAATTTTCATTCTGGATTTCACCCTTCATTAAGTTATTTAGATTCTAAGGGACAACAAACAAATTCAGATTTAAAAGATGCATCTAATAATGCTTTAGAATTAGCTAAAGAAATCAATATTTCTACTCGTTATGAATTTAATAAAAATATTTCTACATATATGAATTATAAAATTAATTTATTAAAGAATAATCATAAATCTATTGAAAGAGATAAAATACCTACAGATAATATAATTGGTGCAGGAATAGTGTATCAGTTTTAA